The Nocardioides humi genome includes a region encoding these proteins:
- a CDS encoding ribose-phosphate diphosphokinase → MSGLKRTTEKNLMVFSGRAHPELADEVAQILDQELVPTSAYEFANGEIYVRYEESVRGCDAFVIQSHTTPINEWIMEHLIMVDALKRASAKRITVVMPFWGYSRQDKKHRGREPISARLMADLFKTAGADRIITVDLHADQLQGFFDGPVDHLMALPLLTDYIKDKYGDQPLAVVSPDAGRIKVAERWSARLGGAPLAFIHKSRRTDVANEVVANRVVGDVSGRMCVLTDDMIDTGGTIVKAAEALMADGAAGVIIAATHAILSDPAVDRLKNCSATEVVITNTLPVPPEKQFDKLTTLSIAPLVARAIREVFEDGSVTSMFDGHA, encoded by the coding sequence GTGAGCGGTCTGAAGCGGACGACCGAGAAGAACCTGATGGTCTTCTCCGGACGAGCACACCCCGAGCTGGCCGACGAGGTCGCTCAGATCCTCGACCAGGAGCTGGTCCCGACGTCGGCGTACGAGTTCGCCAACGGCGAGATCTACGTCCGCTACGAGGAGTCCGTCCGCGGCTGCGACGCCTTCGTGATCCAGAGCCACACCACTCCGATCAACGAGTGGATCATGGAGCACCTGATCATGGTCGACGCGCTCAAGCGCGCCTCCGCCAAGCGGATCACCGTGGTCATGCCGTTCTGGGGCTACAGCCGCCAGGACAAGAAGCACCGCGGCCGCGAGCCGATCTCGGCCCGCCTCATGGCCGACCTGTTCAAGACCGCCGGCGCCGACCGGATCATCACCGTCGACCTGCACGCCGACCAGCTCCAGGGCTTCTTCGACGGCCCCGTCGACCACCTGATGGCGCTGCCGCTGCTGACCGACTACATCAAGGACAAGTACGGCGACCAGCCGCTCGCCGTCGTCTCGCCGGACGCCGGCCGGATCAAGGTCGCCGAGCGCTGGTCCGCCCGCCTCGGCGGCGCCCCGCTGGCGTTCATCCACAAGAGCCGGCGCACCGACGTCGCCAACGAGGTCGTCGCCAACCGGGTCGTCGGCGACGTCTCCGGGCGCATGTGCGTGCTGACCGACGACATGATCGACACCGGCGGCACCATCGTGAAGGCCGCCGAGGCGCTGATGGCCGACGGCGCGGCCGGCGTGATCATCGCCGCCACCCACGCCATCCTCTCCGACCCCGCCGTCGACCGGCTCAAGAACTGCTCGGCCACCGAGGTCGTCATCACCAACACGCTCCCGGTCCCGCCCGAGAAGCAGTTCGACAAGCTGACCACGCTGTCGATCGCCCCCCTCGTCGCCCGGGCCATCCGCGAGGTCTTCGAGGACGGCTCCGTCACCTCGATGTTCGACGGCCACGCGTAG
- a CDS encoding inositol monophosphatase family protein, which translates to MGSAGVKMMSVVRDVADAYVHAGGQYEWDSAAPVAVARAAGLFTSRVDGSELVYNQADVYLPDVIVCRPELSEKILAFIAANGTD; encoded by the coding sequence ATGGGCTCGGCCGGCGTGAAGATGATGTCGGTGGTGCGCGACGTGGCCGACGCCTACGTCCACGCGGGCGGCCAGTACGAGTGGGACTCCGCCGCGCCGGTCGCCGTGGCCCGGGCCGCGGGCCTGTTCACCTCGCGGGTCGACGGCAGCGAGCTGGTCTACAACCAGGCCGACGTCTACCTGCCCGACGTGATCGTGTGCCGCCCCGAGCTGTCCGAGAAGATCCTCGCGTTCATCGCCGCGAACGGCACCGACTGA
- the pth gene encoding aminoacyl-tRNA hydrolase has protein sequence MSDANSADVWLVVGLGNPGPSYAGHRHNVGHLVVDELARRMGSGFRAHKSGRAEVVEGRLGAPGTAAPRVVLAKSRSYMNESGGPIKALVTFYKVPAERIVAIHDELDIDFGTLRVKKGGGDNGHNGLKSMRSSLGTGDFHRVRAGIGRPPGRQDVADFVLSNYSAKERKELPFQVDTAADAVESLIADGLEKTQQRFNS, from the coding sequence GTGAGCGACGCGAACAGCGCCGACGTCTGGCTCGTGGTCGGCCTCGGCAACCCGGGCCCGTCGTACGCCGGGCACCGCCACAACGTCGGCCACCTGGTGGTCGACGAGCTGGCCCGCCGGATGGGCAGCGGCTTCCGCGCCCACAAGTCCGGCCGCGCCGAGGTCGTCGAGGGCCGGCTCGGCGCTCCGGGCACCGCCGCTCCGCGGGTGGTGCTGGCCAAGTCCCGCTCGTACATGAACGAGTCCGGTGGCCCGATCAAGGCGCTCGTGACCTTCTACAAGGTCCCCGCCGAGCGGATCGTCGCGATCCACGACGAGCTCGACATCGACTTCGGCACCCTCCGCGTCAAGAAGGGCGGCGGCGACAACGGCCACAACGGCCTGAAGTCGATGCGCTCCTCCCTCGGCACCGGCGACTTCCACCGGGTCCGCGCCGGCATCGGCCGCCCGCCGGGCCGCCAGGACGTCGCCGACTTCGTGCTCTCCAACTACTCGGCCAAGGAGCGCAAGGAGCTGCCGTTCCAGGTCGACACCGCCGCCGACGCCGTCGAGAGCCTGATCGCCGACGGCCTCGAGAAGACCCAGCAGCGGTTCAACTCCTGA
- a CDS encoding glycosyltransferase family 2 protein, protein MNAPPSRPSSPSVGVVIPTHSRPELLRRAVAAVVAQDYAGVIETVVVYDGTEPDPHLAAVVGAAPERPVRILRNTRTPGLAGTRNTGILDLDTDYIAFCDDDDHWLPEKITRQVERATRPDRPEMVTCSITVDYDGRRSDRLAGTETVTHADLTRSILAMLPRRPSSSTGQRWSSGSAWSTRSSRRASWRTGTSSCAPRAAARSPTSTVRSRSCSGVGHRCSRVGGSPRTRG, encoded by the coding sequence ATGAACGCCCCGCCGTCCCGGCCCTCGTCCCCCAGCGTCGGCGTCGTGATCCCGACGCACAGCCGCCCCGAGCTGCTGCGCCGCGCGGTGGCCGCCGTCGTCGCGCAGGACTACGCCGGCGTCATCGAGACCGTCGTCGTGTACGACGGCACCGAGCCCGACCCCCACCTCGCGGCGGTCGTCGGCGCCGCACCGGAACGACCGGTCCGCATCCTGCGCAACACCCGCACCCCGGGCTTGGCGGGCACCCGCAACACCGGGATCCTCGATCTCGACACCGACTACATCGCGTTCTGCGACGACGACGACCACTGGCTCCCGGAGAAGATCACCCGGCAGGTCGAGCGCGCCACCCGGCCCGACCGGCCGGAGATGGTGACCTGCTCCATCACCGTCGACTACGACGGCCGGCGCAGCGACCGGCTGGCCGGCACCGAGACCGTCACCCATGCCGACCTCACCCGCTCCATCCTCGCCATGCTGCCCCGTCGTCCTTCTTCTTCGACCGGGCAGCGCTGGTCGAGCGGATCGGCCTGGTCAACGAGGAGCTCCCGGAGAGCCAGCTGGAGGACTGGGACATCAAGCTGCGCGCCTCGAGCCGCCGCCCGATCGCCCACATCGACCGTCCGCTCACGATCGTGCAGTGGGGTCGGTCATCGCTGTTCGCGCGTCGGTGGAAGTCCAAGAACGAGGGGCTGA
- a CDS encoding sensor histidine kinase, producing MQFERSTEHDAGVHDVRVHDYEARLHEATSMVAGIASAAELLPTLDEGDRSGLESMMLAELRRLQRVLSGAGGDQIQSVDVDDVVAPLVATHRARSRKVSWRPSGARALGSADVLAEALNVLLDNAAAHGTPDDIRIEVRTVDHRLQVAVVDGGPGVGDRMRRQLFARGARRPGSTGRGIGLHVARARLRDGGGDLRLDRAAPTRFVIELPAAGHPSPTGRRRHEASVA from the coding sequence ATGCAGTTCGAGCGGAGCACCGAGCACGACGCAGGTGTGCACGACGTGCGTGTCCACGACTACGAGGCGCGCCTGCACGAGGCCACCTCCATGGTGGCCGGGATCGCGTCGGCGGCGGAGCTGCTGCCGACGCTCGACGAGGGCGACCGCTCCGGACTGGAGTCGATGATGCTCGCCGAGCTGCGTCGGCTGCAACGCGTGCTCTCCGGCGCCGGGGGCGATCAGATCCAGTCCGTCGACGTCGACGACGTCGTGGCACCGCTGGTGGCCACGCACCGCGCGCGGAGCCGGAAGGTCTCCTGGCGTCCCAGCGGCGCGCGGGCGCTCGGCAGTGCCGACGTGCTCGCGGAGGCGCTCAACGTCCTGCTGGACAATGCCGCCGCCCACGGCACGCCCGACGACATCCGCATCGAGGTCCGCACCGTCGACCATCGGCTCCAGGTGGCCGTCGTCGACGGCGGACCCGGGGTGGGCGATCGGATGCGCAGGCAGCTCTTCGCCCGGGGCGCGCGACGGCCGGGATCGACGGGCCGGGGCATCGGGCTCCACGTCGCCCGGGCCCGGCTGCGCGACGGCGGCGGCGACCTCCGGCTGGACCGGGCGGCGCCGACGCGCTTCGTGATCGAGCTGCCCGCCGCCGGCCACCCGAGCCCGACCGGCCGGCGCCGTCACGAGGCATCGGTGGCGTGA
- a CDS encoding alpha-ketoglutarate-dependent dioxygenase AlkB, which yields MPVDFQTSLFDAAAPASEVATERRRLSGGAWVDVARDWLPDADDVFATLVRDVPWRAERRAMYDRVVDVPRLVFTYMIGDDLPHPALTAARERLTARYADELGEPFRTAGCCYYRDGRDSVAWHGDTIGRGSTHDTMVAIVSVGDPRRLHLRPRDPDRREEAFAVEMGHGDLVVMGGSCQRTWEHAVPKVATAGPRISVQFRPLNVF from the coding sequence ATGCCGGTGGACTTCCAGACCAGCTTGTTCGACGCCGCCGCTCCGGCGAGCGAGGTCGCCACCGAGCGGCGGCGGCTGAGCGGCGGCGCCTGGGTCGACGTCGCGCGTGACTGGCTGCCCGATGCCGACGACGTCTTCGCCACGCTGGTCCGCGACGTCCCGTGGCGCGCGGAGCGGCGGGCGATGTACGACCGCGTCGTCGACGTACCCCGCCTGGTCTTCACCTACATGATCGGCGACGACCTCCCCCACCCGGCGCTCACCGCGGCGCGGGAGCGGCTGACGGCGCGGTACGCCGACGAGCTGGGCGAGCCGTTCCGGACCGCGGGCTGCTGCTACTACCGCGACGGTCGCGACAGCGTCGCCTGGCACGGCGACACGATCGGCCGCGGGTCCACGCACGACACGATGGTCGCGATCGTCTCGGTCGGCGACCCGCGCCGGCTCCACCTGCGCCCCCGCGACCCGGACCGGCGCGAGGAGGCGTTCGCGGTCGAGATGGGGCACGGCGACCTGGTCGTCATGGGCGGGTCCTGCCAGCGGACGTGGGAGCACGCCGTGCCGAAGGTCGCCACCGCCGGGCCGCGGATCTCCGTGCAGTTCCGGCCCCTCAACGTCTTCTGA
- a CDS encoding maleylpyruvate isomerase family mycothiol-dependent enzyme: MDRPELWRHIHAERAAIAELLAGLTDEEWQHPTLCPGWTVHDIAAHVISTPQIGWRQLPGMVARNLGRGYNTMIFREVRRLGARETRASILGDFERYAASTRHVPTTTAVEPLVDALLHHQDIARPLGRQHAMAPAAAVVAADRVRRLAPLMGTRRLLRSIRLVATDVDWDRGTGPTVTGPIQELLMIASGRAPDPDLVRGDGLAALATRG; the protein is encoded by the coding sequence ATGGACCGGCCGGAGCTGTGGCGGCACATCCACGCCGAGCGGGCGGCGATCGCCGAGCTGCTGGCCGGGCTGACCGACGAGGAGTGGCAGCACCCCACCCTGTGCCCCGGCTGGACGGTCCACGACATCGCCGCCCACGTGATCTCCACGCCGCAGATCGGGTGGCGCCAGCTGCCGGGCATGGTCGCGCGCAACCTCGGGCGCGGCTACAACACGATGATCTTCCGCGAAGTGAGGCGCCTCGGCGCCCGCGAGACCCGCGCGAGCATCCTCGGCGACTTCGAGAGGTACGCCGCCAGCACCCGCCACGTCCCCACGACCACCGCGGTCGAGCCGCTCGTCGACGCCCTCCTGCACCACCAGGACATCGCCCGGCCGCTCGGCCGACAGCACGCGATGGCGCCCGCGGCGGCGGTCGTCGCCGCGGACCGGGTACGCCGGCTGGCGCCGCTCATGGGCACCCGGCGCCTGCTGCGGAGCATCCGGCTGGTCGCCACCGACGTCGACTGGGACCGCGGCACCGGGCCCACCGTCACCGGGCCGATCCAGGAGCTGCTCATGATCGCCTCGGGCCGGGCGCCGGACCCGGATCTGGTCCGTGGCGACGGGCTGGCGGCGCTGGCGACACGTGGTTGA
- a CDS encoding VOC family protein translates to MTSYVSHTTIDCANAFELSEWWKPVLGYTDLPDDPNEPGHEECMIVDPDSGHQVLFIEVPERKAGKNRIHLDLRPRTGTRDEEVDRLLQYGATQVADHRGIRGPGSGWVVLADPEGNEFCILRSDAEVAES, encoded by the coding sequence GTGACGTCGTACGTCTCCCACACCACCATCGACTGCGCCAACGCCTTCGAGCTCTCCGAGTGGTGGAAGCCGGTGCTCGGCTACACCGACCTTCCCGACGACCCCAACGAGCCCGGGCACGAGGAGTGCATGATCGTCGACCCGGACTCCGGCCACCAGGTGCTGTTCATCGAGGTCCCCGAGCGCAAGGCCGGCAAGAACCGGATCCACCTCGACCTCCGCCCCCGCACCGGCACCCGGGACGAGGAGGTCGACCGACTGCTGCAGTACGGCGCCACGCAGGTCGCCGACCATCGCGGCATCCGCGGCCCCGGCTCCGGGTGGGTGGTGCTGGCCGACCCGGAGGGCAACGAGTTCTGCATCCTGCGCTCGGACGCCGAGGTCGCCGAGTCGTAG
- a CDS encoding TetR/AcrR family transcriptional regulator has translation MAPRAASTNADLRDRSRGALVEAAGRLFAERGYETTSLSAITAAAGVSHGLANYYFGSKRALLAAVIRPRLDQMLALVDLLPDDPDRALATMIDVHLAAVAEDPDGQALLLSLMIQPGVREVFAEVERDADAAMRAAEDRLAEVFARRGAEDPALEVVLLRSVVEGAILKAAIYGRTYPLEDVRRRLHALYGLPEPATALAGGRRTRSRGPSGCGPTPVAEPGRDQPALPRQMRVSRVVLARRSTVALGQGPSALSRVARTRTELDPVASAQSILLSAEIISISKQSPFFALRSRHSPTALAPLPLPTRIS, from the coding sequence ATGGCACCCCGGGCCGCATCGACCAACGCCGACCTCCGCGACCGCTCGCGTGGGGCGCTGGTCGAGGCCGCGGGACGGCTGTTCGCCGAACGGGGCTACGAGACGACCTCGCTGAGCGCCATCACCGCAGCGGCCGGGGTGTCCCACGGGCTGGCGAACTACTACTTCGGCAGCAAGCGGGCGCTCCTCGCGGCCGTGATCCGGCCCCGCCTGGACCAGATGCTCGCGCTGGTCGACCTGCTGCCCGACGATCCGGACCGGGCGCTCGCCACGATGATCGACGTCCACCTCGCGGCGGTGGCCGAGGATCCCGACGGACAGGCGCTCCTGCTCTCGCTGATGATCCAGCCGGGGGTGCGGGAGGTCTTCGCCGAGGTGGAGCGGGACGCCGACGCGGCGATGCGGGCCGCGGAGGACCGGCTGGCCGAGGTGTTCGCGCGCCGCGGCGCCGAGGACCCCGCGCTCGAGGTGGTGCTGCTGCGCAGCGTCGTGGAGGGCGCCATCCTCAAGGCCGCGATCTACGGCCGCACGTACCCGCTGGAGGACGTACGCCGCCGCCTGCACGCGCTCTACGGTCTCCCGGAGCCGGCGACCGCCCTGGCCGGCGGCCGGCGTACCCGGAGCCGTGGGCCATCCGGATGCGGGCCGACGCCGGTCGCTGAGCCCGGCCGGGATCAGCCGGCGCTGCCCAGGCAGATGAGGGTGTCGCGGGTCGTGTTGGCGCGCCGGTCGACCGTGGCCTTGGGACAAGGGCCGTCGGCGCTGTCCCGGGTGGCCAGGACCCGGACGGAGCTCGACCCGGTGGCCTCGGCGCAGTCGATCTTGCTGTCCGCGGAGATCATCTCGATCTCGAAGCAGTCGCCCTTCTTCGCGTTGAGGTCGAGGCACAGCCCGACCGCCTTGGCGCCGTTGCCCCTCCCGACCCGGATCTCGTAG
- a CDS encoding LuxR family transcriptional regulator produces the protein MTGSPDRARWGRAVLAGARKVVSKARPLSELTSVVRRANQGLGLMDAAEREELLGAWHTRLVENDDIDRRLAQLSRRESAVLGQLMAGLSVRDIAARGVVSEATVRTQVKAVLTKLGVSTQLAAVSVANRASWHPPTEQAS, from the coding sequence ATGACCGGCTCACCCGACCGCGCCCGCTGGGGCCGGGCGGTCCTCGCCGGGGCCCGCAAGGTCGTCTCGAAGGCACGACCGCTGTCCGAGCTGACCTCCGTGGTCCGGCGCGCCAACCAGGGGCTCGGTCTCATGGACGCCGCGGAGCGCGAGGAGCTGCTGGGCGCCTGGCACACCCGCCTGGTGGAGAACGACGACATCGATCGCCGCCTGGCCCAGCTGAGCCGCCGCGAGTCGGCGGTCCTGGGGCAGCTGATGGCGGGACTCAGCGTGCGCGACATCGCCGCGCGCGGCGTCGTCTCCGAGGCCACCGTGCGCACCCAGGTCAAGGCCGTGCTCACCAAGCTCGGGGTCTCCACGCAGCTGGCCGCGGTCAGCGTGGCCAACCGCGCGTCGTGGCATCCACCCACCGAGCAGGCCAGCTGA
- a CDS encoding Wzz/FepE/Etk N-terminal domain-containing protein, protein MSDLHPTVEVGRFVTVLLRRWRTIVVCLVVAMIAAAAYLALAPTSVTATAQVNIEVITDQPFSGQRQPSALIDAATERELARSTEVVERAAEALGGGITARQVRRGLSVEVLAGATVMRIGYTADNATTAVKVADEVASQYLRYRGELATERQQAALAPLIERRDALQAQLQQAATGRTALLNELSQLVSQISGITTLGTSGGTFLVHASDVAPTVSPRSTTVLAAAGLLGLLGGAVLAVVADAVRRRVHDATDVVAGGGGPLLASLRARQPAELASEHDADALLTAWHRLRPQIDVDVPVMLVVGASDGAPAAEVAQALEQAAGAVEAMEAMESGSPTMTRRPRAVPVPAEEGHAVALRLAPRAGLVVIAAEKGRTTVREIDALVDHLAAVSVRPAGTVVAHRFREAGTAPHRRGVGGGPTPLALEAGAAEATGRGGRQ, encoded by the coding sequence ATGAGCGACCTGCACCCCACCGTCGAGGTGGGCCGGTTCGTCACCGTGCTCCTGCGCCGGTGGCGCACGATCGTGGTCTGCCTGGTCGTCGCGATGATCGCCGCGGCGGCCTACCTGGCGCTGGCGCCGACCTCGGTCACGGCCACCGCCCAGGTGAACATCGAGGTGATCACCGACCAGCCGTTCTCCGGCCAGCGACAGCCCTCGGCCCTGATCGACGCGGCGACGGAGCGGGAGCTGGCGCGCTCCACCGAGGTCGTCGAGCGCGCGGCGGAGGCGCTCGGCGGCGGCATCACCGCGCGCCAGGTCCGCCGCGGTCTGAGCGTCGAGGTGCTCGCCGGGGCGACCGTGATGCGGATCGGCTACACCGCCGACAACGCCACGACCGCGGTGAAGGTCGCCGACGAGGTGGCCTCCCAGTACCTCCGCTACCGGGGCGAGCTCGCCACCGAGCGGCAGCAGGCGGCGCTGGCGCCCCTCATCGAGCGCCGGGACGCGCTCCAGGCCCAGCTGCAGCAGGCCGCGACCGGCCGGACCGCCCTGCTGAACGAGCTGAGCCAGCTGGTGAGCCAGATCAGCGGCATCACCACCCTCGGCACCTCGGGCGGCACCTTCCTGGTCCACGCATCGGACGTCGCGCCCACGGTGTCCCCACGCAGTACGACGGTCCTGGCGGCCGCCGGCCTGCTCGGCCTGCTCGGCGGTGCGGTCCTCGCAGTGGTCGCCGACGCCGTACGACGGCGGGTGCACGATGCCACCGACGTCGTCGCCGGCGGGGGTGGTCCGCTGCTCGCCAGCCTGCGGGCGCGGCAGCCCGCCGAGCTCGCGTCCGAGCACGACGCCGATGCGCTGCTCACCGCGTGGCACCGCCTGCGTCCCCAGATCGACGTCGACGTCCCCGTGATGCTGGTCGTCGGAGCCTCCGACGGAGCGCCCGCCGCGGAGGTGGCCCAGGCCCTGGAGCAGGCCGCGGGCGCCGTGGAGGCGATGGAGGCGATGGAGTCCGGGAGCCCGACGATGACGCGACGTCCCCGCGCGGTGCCGGTGCCGGCCGAGGAGGGCCACGCCGTCGCGCTCAGGCTCGCGCCACGGGCGGGCCTGGTGGTGATCGCCGCCGAGAAGGGGCGCACCACGGTGCGCGAGATCGACGCGCTGGTCGACCACCTGGCGGCGGTCAGCGTGCGCCCCGCGGGCACCGTCGTCGCCCACCGGTTCCGCGAGGCCGGCACGGCGCCGCACCGGCGCGGCGTGGGCGGCGGTCCGACGCCCCTCGCGCTCGAGGCCGGCGCCGCGGAAGCCACCGGCCGGGGAGGGAGGCAGTGA
- a CDS encoding HD domain-containing protein produces the protein MEDDHPDPIDLPWPLTGADALRDELLAAYAEPSRGHHGTRHLAEVLARLEELAAAGASYDRTPVLLAAWFHDAVYDGERDAEERSATWAEDALPAHTDAATVAEVARLVRLTEHHRPEPGDANGCALSDADLSILAAPRERYDEYVAAVRSEYAHLADDVFAAGRAEVLRALTDTEELFRTAHGRERWERPARANVARELATLPA, from the coding sequence ATGGAGGACGACCATCCCGATCCGATCGACCTGCCCTGGCCGCTGACCGGAGCCGACGCCCTGCGTGACGAGCTGCTGGCGGCGTACGCCGAGCCGAGCCGCGGTCACCACGGCACCCGTCACCTCGCCGAGGTGCTCGCCCGCCTCGAGGAGCTGGCGGCAGCCGGCGCGAGCTACGACCGGACGCCGGTCCTGCTCGCGGCCTGGTTCCACGACGCCGTGTACGACGGCGAGCGGGACGCCGAGGAGCGCTCGGCCACCTGGGCGGAGGACGCGCTGCCGGCGCACACCGACGCGGCCACGGTCGCCGAGGTCGCCCGGCTGGTGCGCCTCACCGAGCACCACCGCCCCGAGCCGGGCGACGCCAACGGCTGCGCGCTCTCCGACGCGGACCTGTCCATCCTGGCCGCCCCCCGGGAGCGGTACGACGAGTACGTCGCCGCGGTCCGCTCGGAGTACGCCCACCTCGCCGACGACGTGTTCGCCGCCGGTCGCGCCGAGGTGCTGCGCGCGCTGACGGACACCGAGGAGCTGTTCCGCACCGCCCACGGCCGCGAGCGGTGGGAACGGCCGGCCCGCGCCAATGTCGCGCGCGAGCTGGCGACGCTGCCCGCCTGA
- a CDS encoding MarR family winged helix-turn-helix transcriptional regulator — translation MAEPHPALLMFIGARYVEQRVADALAAAGYDDLTPAMARVAARLSEDGIRVTDLAEQARITKQSASVLVDQLERAAYVERVLDPADARARLVLIAPRGREAQRLARREERAIEREWTRHLGAERMAALRSALADLREITDPWR, via the coding sequence GTGGCCGAGCCGCACCCCGCACTGCTCATGTTCATCGGCGCGCGGTACGTCGAGCAGCGGGTGGCCGACGCCCTCGCCGCCGCCGGGTACGACGACCTGACCCCCGCCATGGCCCGGGTCGCGGCGCGGCTGAGCGAGGACGGCATCCGGGTCACCGACCTCGCCGAGCAGGCGCGGATCACCAAGCAGAGCGCCAGCGTCCTCGTCGACCAGCTCGAGCGGGCGGCGTACGTCGAGCGGGTGCTCGACCCCGCCGACGCCCGGGCGCGGCTCGTCCTGATCGCGCCGCGGGGACGCGAGGCCCAGCGGCTGGCCCGCCGCGAGGAGCGGGCGATCGAGCGGGAGTGGACGCGTCACCTGGGTGCCGAGCGGATGGCCGCCCTGAGGTCGGCGCTGGCGGACCTGCGCGAGATCACCGACCCCTGGCGGTGA
- a CDS encoding ATP-binding protein produces MPSNPYTPGQVPRILAGRAVEMRRIEGLLARVATYGELGGPLLLFHAPRGIGKTSLLRAGQRRAVESGFVTAWVACSRQQPVLPEIAHAIGRALDRADAVPSGAAGSSWRGQLERLTVEVGIPGAKVQAQVGRKEATAPPQAAIGILESLLHDASSLVRQHGGAGLLLLLDELHTASADEMSVLLNTLQNLDGERTENPLATVAAGLPVTPEALTRAATFGERSTFVSLDVLSDDDARAALVGPAEAEGVGWSDAALTAIVAESRGYPYLIQLLGSTTWDAAAPASGSRLTLAAVKRGLPVARDQLAAMHRARWGAATRLEQRFLAAMAAAGEGNVTRAAIAAGMGVDSRAISVPRERLIDKGVIEPVGHGLVRFTLPGFGAFVRGLDDA; encoded by the coding sequence ATGCCGAGCAATCCCTACACCCCCGGCCAGGTGCCGCGGATCCTCGCCGGCCGCGCCGTGGAGATGCGCCGGATCGAGGGCCTGCTCGCCCGAGTGGCGACGTACGGCGAGCTCGGCGGCCCCCTGCTGCTGTTCCACGCGCCCCGCGGGATCGGCAAGACCTCGCTGCTGCGGGCCGGTCAACGCCGCGCCGTGGAGTCCGGGTTCGTGACCGCGTGGGTCGCGTGCTCGCGCCAGCAGCCGGTCCTGCCCGAGATCGCGCACGCCATCGGGCGCGCGCTCGACCGGGCGGACGCCGTACCGTCCGGCGCCGCCGGCAGCAGCTGGCGCGGCCAGCTCGAGCGGCTGACCGTCGAGGTGGGGATCCCGGGCGCGAAGGTGCAGGCGCAGGTCGGCCGCAAGGAGGCGACCGCTCCCCCGCAGGCGGCGATCGGGATCCTCGAGTCGCTGCTGCACGACGCCTCGTCGTTGGTCCGGCAGCACGGCGGCGCGGGGCTGCTCCTCCTGCTCGACGAGCTCCACACGGCCTCGGCCGACGAGATGTCCGTGCTCCTCAACACCCTGCAGAACCTCGACGGCGAGCGGACCGAGAACCCGCTCGCCACCGTCGCCGCCGGGCTGCCCGTCACCCCCGAGGCGCTCACCCGGGCCGCGACCTTCGGCGAGCGCAGCACCTTCGTCTCGCTCGACGTGCTCTCCGACGACGACGCCCGCGCGGCGCTGGTCGGGCCCGCCGAGGCCGAGGGCGTCGGGTGGTCCGACGCCGCGCTCACCGCGATCGTCGCCGAGTCGCGCGGCTACCCCTACCTCATCCAGCTGCTGGGCAGCACCACCTGGGACGCCGCCGCACCCGCCAGCGGCAGCCGGCTCACCCTCGCGGCCGTGAAGCGGGGACTGCCCGTCGCCCGCGACCAGCTCGCCGCCATGCACCGGGCACGCTGGGGCGCGGCCACCCGCCTCGAGCAGCGGTTCCTCGCGGCGATGGCCGCCGCCGGCGAGGGCAATGTCACCCGGGCCGCGATCGCCGCCGGCATGGGGGTCGACTCCCGCGCCATCAGCGTCCCCCGCGAGCGGCTGATCGACAAGGGCGTGATCGAGCCGGTCGGTCACGGGCTGGTGCGGTTCACCCTGCCCGGGTTCGGCGCCTTCGTCCGGGGCTTGGACGACGCCTGA